A genomic window from Sparus aurata chromosome 14, fSpaAur1.1, whole genome shotgun sequence includes:
- the LOC115595438 gene encoding protein mono-ADP-ribosyltransferase TIPARP-like has translation MPNVSSGRGAKRKMEDVSETGPPSKSSKVTMLSPSLLLLEIPADINTSLPVWEAMRSQQLDIAWTVNPYSLGVHLTPATSKQGKASDKSDSPSSVAQTSAPPPQPQMVVQSIAQKQNTARVLLTFTPNSTTSVPSPPGKPLKIPTNPTPASSIIVSLPLFITQPQPLVQSSEKVVLPATKPQVSPKGPVTSQFHTKSSSDVQICDNFLLNMCRAGTKCKMHHTPYPYHWQMWCVSDHQWVDFPPHSQVLLERFYCDANKEDIWIKDGKVSYCLSFDMMEIDEPSKYDGVRRLTNSENPVRNPYFPSTWKIYWWDNQNWQEYSKSLSTLLLKKMSDKEPECSFFIGSQEYTVDFTSMTQTNVTTRFHREVRRRPTYRSPDSMRPHLQTGIQTEPTEPVGDPPAANFSVDPLAEFSSWYPPVWSPLSEQDYSLVDVPAGTQAYRSVRDLFYETLPETMVDLISIQQVQNLLHWEKYQRHKVYMQKQHTKSKEPLERHLFHGTSKEASEDICHNNFDPRMAGVNGTSHGFGSYFATTALFSSGYCATVHRDDVHQMFLAKVLVGKVSVGKHNLRRPPPITSKRSQCRLYDTCVDNMDKPTMFVVFDSCQCYPYYLIKYKDLPEEIQI, from the exons ATGCCCAACGTTTCATCCGGCAGAGGAGcgaagaggaagatggaggacgTTTCAGAGACAGGACCTCCATCCAAGTCTTCCAAAGTCACCATGCTGAGcccgtctctcctcctgctggagATCCCTGCTGACATCAACACCAGCCTCCCGGTGTGGGAGGCCATGAGGTCCCAGCAGCTCGACATCGCCTGGACCGTCAACCCCTACAGCCTCGGCGTTCACCTGACCCCTGCGACCTCAAAGCAAGGCAAGGCTTCAGATAAAAGTGATAGCCCGTCCAGCGTGGCACAGACCTCAGCGCCTCCTCCACAGCCCCAGATGGTCGTCCAGTCCATCGCTCAGAAGCAGAACACCGCCCGCGTCCTGCTCACCTTTACTCCAAACAGCACCACGTCAGTGCCGAGCCCTCCAGGTAAACCACTGAAAATACCCACCAATCCTACGCCAGCCAGCTCCATCATCGTCTCCCTGCCGCTCTTCATCACCCAACCACAGCCTCTCGTTCAGTCCAGCGAGAAAGTAGTCCTTCCCGCCACCAAACCACAAGTCTCGCCCAAAGGGCCCGTCACGTCTCAGTTCCACACAAAGAGCTCCTCCGATGTCCAGATCTGCGACAACTTCCTCCTGAATATGTGTCGCGCCGGGACAAAGTGCAAGATGCACCACACTCCCTACCCGTATCACTGGCAGATGTGGTGCGTCTCTGACCACCAGTGGGTCGACTTCCCCCCTCACTCTCAGGTCTTACTGGAAAGGTTCTACTGCGACGCCAATAAAGAGGACATTTGGATCAAGGATGG GAAGGTCAGCTACTGTCTGAGCTTTGACATGATGGAGATAGATGAGCCATCCAAGTACGATGGAGTCAGACGACTGACGAACTCTGAGAATCCGGTCAGGAACCCTTACTTTCCCAGCACATGGAAAATCTACTGGTGGGACAACCAAAACTGGCAGGAGTACAGCAAG TCACTGTCCACCCTGCTGCTAAAGAAGATGAGCGACAAGGAGCCCGAGTGTTCCTTCTTCATCGGCTCGCAGGAGTACACGGTGGACTTCACCAGCATGACCCAGACCAACGTCACCACGAGGTTCCACAGAGAAGTTCGCCGCCGACCCACCTACAGATCCCCTGACTCCATGAGGCCTCACCTGCA GACGGGAATCCAGACTGAGCCCACCGAGCCTGTCGGGGATCCTCCAGCAGCCAACTTCAGCGTGGACCCCCTGGCGGAGTTCAGTTCCTGGTATCCTCCAGTGTGGAGTCCTTTATCGGAGCAAGACTACAGTCTGGTGGATGTTCCGGCCGGCACGCAGGCCTACCGGAGCGTCCGAGACCTCTTCTACGAGACCCTGCCCGAGACCATGGTGGACCTCATCAGCATCCAGCAGGTCCAGAACCTCCTCCACTGGGAGAAGTATCAAAG ACACAAGGTGTACATGCAGAAGCAGCACACTAAGTCCAAGGAGCCTCTGGAGAGACATCTCTTCCACGGGACGAGCAAAGAGGCCTCAGAGGACATCTGCCACAACAACTTTGACCCTCGCATGGCCGGGGTCAACGGAACGTCCCACGGCTTCGGCTCCTACTTCGCCACCACCGCCTTGTTCTCCAGCGGCTACTGTGCCACGGTCCACCGAGATGATGTCCACCAAATGTTCCTCGCCAAAGTCCTGGTGGGGAAGGTGAGTGTTGGGAAACACAACCTCCGCCGGCCGCCGCCCATCACTTCCAAGAGAAGCCAGTGCCGTCTCTATGACACCTGCGTGGACAACATGGACAAACCCACcatgtttgtagtttttgaCAGCTGTCAGTGCTACCCATACTACCTTATCAAGTACAAAGACCTGCCCGAGGAGATCCAAATATAA